In Quadrisphaera sp. RL12-1S, a single genomic region encodes these proteins:
- a CDS encoding alpha/beta fold hydrolase: protein MLIGARTPSPWHGHALSGLSWGDVDDDGSGGALVVAVHGITANAAAWTAVAPRLLADPATAVVSAVVAPELRGRGASRDLPGPWGLARHADDVAAEVTALLDAAPGRRAALVGHSMGAFTLAALAARHPELVARLAGVVLVDGGLPLEAPPGTAPAEAAAAALGPALARLRRTFADPAEHRALWGGHPALQGLRADVVDAYAARDLARADGDDDDSGGWRVPVVGDAVAQDMADLYDPAVVAPGLERLAAAGSALLTCPRGLDDGAPLYAPDLVARWRSALPGLAVREVPDTNHYSVLFADAAADTVAAAVLSTLTAR, encoded by the coding sequence GTGCTCATCGGTGCGCGCACGCCCAGCCCCTGGCACGGCCACGCCCTGAGCGGCCTGTCCTGGGGAGACGTCGACGACGACGGGAGCGGCGGCGCCCTCGTGGTGGCGGTGCACGGCATCACCGCCAACGCCGCCGCGTGGACGGCGGTCGCGCCGCGGCTCCTGGCGGACCCGGCCACCGCCGTCGTGTCCGCCGTCGTGGCCCCCGAGCTGCGCGGCCGCGGCGCGAGCCGCGACCTGCCCGGCCCGTGGGGCCTCGCTCGGCACGCCGACGACGTGGCCGCTGAGGTGACCGCCCTCCTGGACGCCGCGCCGGGCCGGCGCGCGGCGCTGGTGGGGCACTCGATGGGCGCGTTCACCCTGGCCGCGCTCGCCGCCCGCCACCCGGAGCTGGTGGCCCGGCTGGCCGGCGTGGTCCTCGTGGACGGCGGGCTGCCGCTGGAGGCGCCGCCCGGCACGGCGCCGGCCGAGGCCGCGGCGGCCGCGCTCGGCCCGGCGCTGGCGCGGCTGCGGCGCACCTTCGCCGACCCGGCCGAGCACCGCGCGCTGTGGGGCGGTCACCCGGCGCTGCAGGGGCTGCGGGCTGACGTGGTGGACGCCTACGCCGCGCGCGACCTCGCCCGGGCGGACGGGGACGACGACGACAGCGGCGGCTGGCGGGTGCCCGTGGTGGGCGACGCGGTGGCGCAGGACATGGCGGACCTGTACGACCCCGCGGTCGTCGCGCCCGGCCTCGAGCGCCTCGCCGCTGCCGGGTCGGCGCTGCTCACCTGCCCGCGCGGCCTCGACGACGGCGCGCCCCTGTACGCCCCCGACCTGGTGGCCCGCTGGCGCTCGGCGCTCCCGGGGCTGGCGGTGAGGGAGGTCCCCGACACCAACCACTACTCGGTGCTCTTCGCCGACGCGGCCGCCGACACCGTCGCCGCGGCCGTCCTGTCCACCCTCACCGCCCGCTGA
- a CDS encoding 3-hydroxybutyrate dehydrogenase, with amino-acid sequence MADAPDRHLEGQRAVVTGAASGIGAACARSLAAAGASVVLLDRAEDAVRALAEELGGRAVVVDLSDTAALPGVLEAADLDCDVLVNNAGVQHVARVEDFPPEQLSLMLRLMLEAPFLLARAVLPGMYARGRGRLVHVGSVHGHRASPFKAAYVAAKHGLEGLSKTIALEGGDRGVTSVVVCPGFVRTPLVEAQIAAQARETGVPQERVVEDVLLHMAAVKRLLEPEEVGATVAWLTRPEAASMTGTSVLMDGGWSAR; translated from the coding sequence GTGGCTGACGCGCCGGACCGCCACCTGGAGGGCCAGCGCGCCGTCGTCACCGGCGCCGCCAGCGGCATCGGCGCGGCGTGCGCGCGCTCGCTGGCCGCCGCGGGCGCGTCCGTCGTCCTGCTGGACCGCGCCGAGGACGCCGTGCGTGCGCTCGCGGAGGAGCTGGGCGGGCGCGCCGTCGTCGTCGACCTGTCCGACACCGCCGCGCTGCCGGGGGTGCTGGAGGCGGCCGACCTCGACTGCGACGTCCTCGTCAACAACGCCGGCGTGCAGCACGTGGCACGGGTGGAGGACTTCCCGCCCGAGCAGCTCTCGCTCATGCTGCGGCTGATGCTGGAGGCGCCGTTCCTGCTGGCCCGGGCGGTGCTGCCGGGGATGTACGCGCGCGGGCGGGGGCGGCTGGTGCACGTCGGGTCGGTGCACGGGCACCGCGCGTCGCCGTTCAAGGCGGCGTACGTGGCGGCCAAGCACGGGCTGGAGGGGCTGAGCAAGACCATCGCGCTGGAGGGCGGTGACCGCGGCGTGACGTCGGTGGTGGTGTGCCCGGGATTCGTGCGGACGCCGCTGGTGGAGGCGCAGATCGCCGCTCAGGCCCGGGAGACCGGGGTGCCGCAGGAGCGGGTGGTCGAGGACGTGCTGCTGCACATGGCGGCCGTCAAGCGGCTGCTGGAGCCGGAGGAGGTCGGCGCGACCGTGGCGTGGCTGACCCGGCCGGAGGCGGCGTCCATGACCGGGACCTCGGTGCTCATGGACGGCGGCTGGTCGGCGCGCTGA
- the mgrA gene encoding L-glyceraldehyde 3-phosphate reductase, with amino-acid sequence MTYIAADDRYETMTYRRCGRSGLDLPLVSLGFWHNFGDDRSLEGQRAIVRRAFDLGVTHMDLANNYGPPYGSAEKNFGELMRSDLRPYRDELVISTKAGWDMWPGPYGDHGSRKYLRASLDASLERMGLDYVDIYYHHRPDPQTPLEETMTALADAVRAGKALYVGISSYGPERTAQAAQILRELGTPLLIHQPSYSMLNRWVESELLDVLEREGVGCIPFTVLAQGLLTDKYLGGVPEGSRASRGSSLGMDMLSDENLARVRALNEIASGRGQTLAQMALSWVLRDRRITTALFGASSVKQVEDNVAAAAKVEFTADELAAIDEHAVESGVDLWAGARDAGD; translated from the coding sequence ATGACGTACATCGCCGCTGATGACCGTTACGAGACGATGACCTACCGCCGCTGCGGGCGCAGCGGACTCGACCTCCCCCTGGTCAGCCTGGGGTTCTGGCACAACTTCGGTGACGACAGGTCGCTGGAGGGCCAGCGCGCCATCGTGCGCCGCGCCTTCGACCTCGGCGTGACCCACATGGACCTCGCCAACAACTACGGGCCGCCCTACGGCTCCGCCGAGAAGAACTTCGGCGAGCTCATGCGGTCCGACCTGCGCCCCTACCGCGACGAGCTGGTCATCTCCACCAAGGCCGGCTGGGACATGTGGCCCGGCCCCTACGGCGACCACGGCTCCCGCAAGTACCTGCGCGCCAGCCTCGACGCCTCCCTGGAGCGCATGGGCCTGGACTACGTCGACATCTACTACCACCACCGGCCCGACCCCCAGACGCCGCTGGAGGAGACCATGACGGCGCTCGCGGACGCCGTCCGCGCCGGCAAGGCCCTCTACGTGGGCATCTCCAGCTACGGGCCGGAGCGCACCGCGCAGGCCGCGCAGATCCTGCGGGAGCTGGGCACGCCGCTGCTCATCCACCAGCCCTCGTACTCGATGCTCAACCGCTGGGTGGAGTCCGAGCTGCTCGACGTGCTGGAGCGCGAGGGCGTCGGCTGCATCCCCTTCACCGTGCTCGCGCAGGGGCTGCTCACCGACAAGTACCTCGGCGGGGTGCCGGAGGGCTCGCGCGCCTCGCGCGGCTCCTCCCTCGGCATGGACATGCTCAGCGACGAGAACCTCGCCCGCGTGCGGGCGCTCAACGAGATCGCCTCCGGCCGCGGGCAGACGCTGGCGCAGATGGCGCTCTCGTGGGTGCTGCGCGACCGGCGCATCACCACGGCGCTGTTCGGCGCCTCCAGCGTCAAGCAGGTGGAGGACAACGTGGCCGCCGCGGCCAAGGTCGAGTTCACCGCCGACGAGCTCGCCGCCATCGACGAGCACGCGGTGGAGTCCGGCGTCGACCTGTGGGCCGGCGCCCGCGACGCCGGGGACTGA
- a CDS encoding cation:proton antiporter domain-containing protein, translating to MITAAVLLGVVAVVLAVAALCERLGWSTPLVLVVVGAALGAVPGVPELRLEPELVLTGLLPPLLYAAAVQLSLVDLRRDVTGVVLLSVGAVVVTTAAVGGAVALALPAVGLAAAFALGAVVAPPDAVAATAVARRIGMPRRLTRLLEGESLVNDATALALLAAASGALVGSVSAGAVALDFAVLVVVGVAVGAVVGLALSWVRARLDDAVMVTVVSLGAPFAAYLAAEEAHGSGVLAVVTTGLLLARSSARLRSATSRVVETTTWKTIAFLLENGAFLLIGLQLPGLLEAVADSGRSAGSAVGFCLLVLAVTVVVRVLLLLVAAAVSRAVPRLASGGTRWSTGEALVVGWAGMRGVVTLAAAFAVPATAPELPLLQLAAFAVVAGTLLVQGLTLPVLVRRLGLRGPDAAEDALAEAVLLEGAARAGLQRLDALVAGGDAAAPPVVDQLRGRARARVDAAWERLGPAEEERTTPSAEYRRLRLLMLAAEREAILDARRSGGYDDLVLRSALAQLDLEESLVDRAHRSSEHGAASGPTAGGRASEPLVGAAVPTPACEHLERAPRTRRFEDTSVCGACVREGTSWVHLRGCLECGVVSCCDSSPSQHATAHWRETGHPVMRSVEVGEAWRWCYAHEVAD from the coding sequence GTGATCACAGCGGCTGTGCTGCTGGGAGTCGTGGCGGTGGTGCTGGCCGTGGCGGCGCTGTGCGAGCGCCTCGGCTGGTCGACCCCGCTGGTGCTCGTCGTCGTCGGAGCTGCGCTCGGCGCGGTGCCGGGGGTCCCCGAGCTGCGGCTCGAGCCGGAGCTGGTGCTCACCGGCCTGCTGCCGCCGCTGCTGTACGCGGCGGCGGTGCAGCTGTCCCTGGTGGACCTGCGCCGCGACGTCACCGGCGTGGTGCTGCTGTCGGTGGGTGCGGTGGTGGTCACCACGGCGGCGGTCGGCGGCGCCGTGGCCCTCGCGCTGCCCGCTGTCGGGCTGGCCGCCGCCTTCGCGCTCGGGGCGGTGGTGGCCCCGCCGGACGCGGTGGCCGCCACGGCCGTCGCGCGCCGCATCGGCATGCCGCGGCGCCTGACGCGGCTGCTGGAGGGGGAGAGCCTGGTCAACGACGCCACCGCGCTGGCGCTGCTCGCCGCGGCCAGCGGGGCGCTGGTGGGCAGCGTGAGCGCCGGTGCGGTGGCGCTGGACTTCGCCGTCCTCGTGGTGGTGGGGGTGGCCGTGGGGGCCGTGGTCGGCCTGGCCCTGTCGTGGGTTCGCGCCCGCCTCGACGACGCCGTCATGGTCACCGTGGTGTCCCTGGGGGCGCCCTTCGCCGCCTACCTCGCCGCGGAGGAGGCGCACGGCTCCGGCGTGCTGGCCGTGGTCACCACGGGCCTGCTGCTGGCCCGCAGCTCGGCGCGGCTGCGCAGCGCCACCTCCCGGGTGGTGGAGACCACCACGTGGAAGACCATCGCGTTCCTCCTCGAGAACGGCGCGTTCCTGCTCATCGGGTTGCAGCTGCCGGGACTGCTCGAGGCCGTCGCGGACAGCGGCCGCTCGGCCGGCTCCGCGGTGGGCTTCTGCCTGCTCGTGCTCGCGGTCACCGTGGTGGTGCGCGTGCTGCTGCTCCTCGTCGCGGCAGCGGTCTCCCGGGCGGTGCCGCGCCTGGCCTCCGGCGGCACGCGCTGGAGCACCGGAGAGGCCCTGGTGGTCGGTTGGGCGGGCATGCGCGGCGTGGTGACGCTGGCCGCCGCCTTCGCCGTCCCCGCCACCGCCCCCGAGCTGCCGCTGCTGCAGCTGGCGGCGTTCGCGGTGGTGGCCGGCACCCTGCTCGTGCAGGGCCTCACCCTGCCGGTGCTGGTGCGCCGCCTCGGGCTGCGCGGGCCCGACGCCGCTGAGGACGCCCTGGCCGAGGCGGTGCTCCTCGAGGGCGCCGCCCGGGCCGGCCTGCAGCGGCTCGACGCCCTGGTCGCCGGCGGGGACGCCGCGGCACCACCGGTGGTGGACCAGCTGCGGGGCCGCGCCCGCGCCCGCGTCGACGCCGCCTGGGAGCGCCTCGGCCCGGCGGAGGAGGAGCGGACGACGCCCTCGGCGGAGTACCGGCGGCTGCGGCTGCTCATGCTTGCGGCTGAGCGCGAGGCCATCCTCGACGCCCGCCGCTCCGGCGGGTACGACGACCTGGTGCTCCGCTCGGCGCTGGCGCAGCTGGACCTGGAGGAGTCCCTCGTGGACCGGGCCCACCGCTCCTCCGAGCACGGAGCCGCCTCCGGCCCCACCGCCGGGGGCCGCGCCTCCGAGCCGCTGGTCGGCGCCGCGGTGCCCACGCCCGCCTGCGAGCACCTGGAGCGGGCGCCGCGCACGCGGCGCTTCGAGGACACCTCCGTGTGCGGGGCCTGCGTGCGCGAGGGCACCTCCTGGGTGCACCTGCGGGGGTGCCTGGAGTGCGGTGTCGTCTCCTGCTGCGACTCCTCGCCCAGCCAGCACGCCACCGCCCACTGGCGCGAGACCGGCCACCCGGTCATGCGCAGCGTGGAGGTCGGGGAGGCCTGGCGCTGGTGCTACGCCCACGAGGTGGCGGACTAG
- a CDS encoding mycothiol transferase — MFAPGTHTEAEVFAGFIALQLEGVRTAAFGLTDEQARERPCRSELSVGGLVKHVTWVMRQRGQDRVMDEAGYAAFTDSFTLREDETLGGALAAFDQTREAYLADVRATDPGAPMTEPAAPWDGRDEPTPSVQRYALAHAIEEFARHAGHADVLREQLDGATAAPLVMAVAGDPGNDFVRPWSPGTPTLA, encoded by the coding sequence GTGTTCGCTCCCGGCACCCACACCGAGGCCGAGGTCTTCGCCGGCTTCATCGCGCTGCAGCTCGAGGGCGTGCGCACCGCCGCCTTCGGCCTCACCGACGAGCAGGCGCGCGAGCGGCCATGCCGCAGCGAGCTGTCGGTCGGCGGGCTGGTCAAGCACGTGACGTGGGTGATGCGCCAGCGCGGGCAGGACCGCGTGATGGACGAGGCCGGCTACGCGGCCTTCACGGACAGCTTCACCCTCCGGGAGGACGAGACGCTCGGGGGAGCTCTCGCCGCGTTCGACCAGACCCGCGAGGCCTACCTCGCCGACGTGCGCGCCACCGACCCCGGCGCCCCCATGACCGAGCCCGCTGCCCCGTGGGACGGCCGCGACGAGCCGACGCCGTCGGTGCAGCGGTACGCCCTCGCGCACGCCATCGAGGAGTTCGCCCGCCACGCCGGGCACGCGGACGTCCTGCGCGAGCAGCTGGACGGCGCGACCGCCGCGCCGCTGGTCATGGCCGTGGCCGGCGACCCGGGCAACGACTTCGTGCGCCCCTGGTCGCCGGGGACCCCCACCCTCGCCTGA
- a CDS encoding alpha/beta fold hydrolase, translating to MTSSPRPVHPLDTTTGRLRVRGLDTGPSDQVDHVVVLVHGNLSSSEFFRRQLEALPQGWRGIAPDLRGFGGSDPEPVDATRGVRDYSDDVLSVLDALGVPRAHLLGWSLGGGVVAQAALDRPGAVASLVLVDPVSPYGYGATRADGSRLADDDPGAGAGLANPRLVELLAAGERSGDDPSSPRSVMNGLYFAHGFRSPDEEALLTSVLSTRTGPDHYPGDASPASSWPGTGPGGRGVLNTLAPKHFDVSGLAALADDDGRRPPVLWARGEHDAIVSDAAALDLAVLGGAGVVPGWPGAEAYPVQPMVTQTRAVLDAYAANGGSYREVVLDAGHSPHVERPEEFAAALHEHLTTAEEAPRG from the coding sequence ATGACCAGCTCACCGCGACCGGTCCACCCGCTCGACACCACCACGGGGCGCCTGCGCGTGCGCGGCCTCGACACCGGCCCGTCCGACCAGGTCGACCACGTGGTGGTGCTGGTGCACGGCAACCTCTCCAGCTCGGAGTTCTTCCGCCGCCAGCTCGAGGCGCTGCCGCAGGGGTGGCGCGGGATCGCCCCGGACCTGCGCGGGTTCGGCGGCAGCGACCCCGAGCCCGTGGACGCGACCCGCGGCGTGCGCGACTACAGCGACGACGTGCTCTCCGTGCTCGACGCCCTCGGCGTGCCGCGGGCGCACCTGCTCGGCTGGAGCCTGGGCGGCGGGGTGGTGGCGCAGGCCGCGCTCGACAGGCCCGGCGCCGTCGCCTCCCTCGTCCTCGTGGACCCCGTCTCCCCCTACGGCTACGGCGCCACCCGCGCCGACGGCTCCCGCCTCGCCGATGACGACCCCGGCGCAGGAGCCGGCCTGGCCAACCCGCGCCTCGTGGAGCTGCTCGCCGCCGGCGAGCGCAGCGGGGACGACCCCAGCTCACCCCGCAGCGTCATGAACGGGCTGTACTTCGCCCACGGGTTCCGCAGCCCCGACGAGGAGGCGCTGCTGACGTCGGTGCTCTCCACCCGCACCGGTCCCGACCACTACCCCGGGGACGCCTCGCCCGCGTCGTCCTGGCCCGGCACCGGTCCCGGCGGGCGCGGGGTGCTCAACACCCTCGCCCCGAAGCACTTCGACGTGTCAGGGCTGGCAGCACTGGCCGACGACGACGGCCGCCGTCCTCCCGTCCTGTGGGCCCGCGGGGAGCACGACGCCATCGTCAGCGACGCCGCCGCGCTCGACCTCGCCGTCCTCGGCGGTGCCGGCGTGGTGCCGGGGTGGCCGGGTGCGGAGGCCTACCCGGTGCAGCCGATGGTCACCCAGACCCGCGCGGTGCTCGACGCGTACGCCGCCAACGGCGGCTCCTACCGCGAGGTGGTGCTCGACGCCGGCCACAGCCCCCACGTGGAGCGGCCCGAGGAGTTCGCCGCCGCCCTGCACGAGCACCTCACCACCGCTGAGGAGGCGCCCCGTGGCTGA
- a CDS encoding oxidoreductase has product MATPWTTAQIPDQTGRTVLVTGASSGLGQETTKELAARGARVVLAVRDTAKGQRVAAGLPGTTEVRRLDLADLSSVRAFAEGWAQQDDAGRRIDVVVANAGIMMVPFARTADGFESQVGTNHLGHHALVCQLLPHLAPDGRVVVLSSLVHKTGKIDLGDLNWERRAYSPSGAYAQSKLANLLFALELQRRLHAAGSLQRVLAAHPGWAATNLQGRSGNALADRLTGVGNRVIAQSAAAGAQPTLAAATADLPGGAFLGPSGPGEVRGAPRLVGRTALASDLGLAADLWALSAQLTGADLP; this is encoded by the coding sequence GTGGCGACGCCCTGGACCACCGCTCAGATCCCCGACCAGACCGGCCGCACGGTGCTCGTCACCGGCGCGTCCAGCGGGCTCGGGCAGGAGACCACCAAGGAGCTCGCCGCCCGCGGCGCCCGCGTGGTGCTCGCGGTGCGCGACACCGCCAAGGGCCAGCGCGTGGCCGCCGGCCTGCCCGGGACCACCGAGGTGCGCCGGCTGGACCTCGCCGACCTCAGCAGCGTCCGCGCCTTCGCCGAGGGCTGGGCGCAGCAGGACGACGCCGGCCGCCGCATCGACGTCGTCGTCGCCAACGCCGGGATCATGATGGTGCCGTTCGCGCGGACCGCGGACGGCTTCGAGAGCCAGGTCGGCACCAACCACCTCGGCCACCACGCGCTGGTCTGCCAGCTGCTGCCGCACCTGGCGCCGGACGGGCGCGTCGTGGTGCTCAGCTCCCTGGTCCACAAGACCGGCAAGATCGACCTCGGCGACCTCAACTGGGAGCGCCGCGCCTACAGCCCCTCCGGGGCGTACGCGCAGAGCAAGCTCGCCAACCTGCTGTTCGCCCTGGAGCTGCAGCGCCGCCTGCACGCCGCCGGCTCGCTGCAGCGCGTCCTGGCGGCCCACCCGGGCTGGGCCGCCACCAACCTCCAGGGGCGCAGCGGCAACGCCCTCGCCGACCGGCTCACCGGCGTCGGCAACCGCGTCATCGCGCAGAGCGCCGCGGCCGGCGCGCAGCCGACGCTCGCGGCCGCCACCGCCGACCTGCCGGGCGGCGCGTTCCTCGGGCCGTCCGGTCCGGGGGAGGTGCGCGGTGCGCCGCGCCTGGTCGGGCGCACCGCGCTGGCCAGCGACCTCGGCCTGGCGGCGGACCTGTGGGCGCTGTCCGCCCAGCTCACCGGCGCCGACCTCCCCTGA